One window from the genome of Streptomyces cadmiisoli encodes:
- a CDS encoding DNA-3-methyladenine glycosylase, translated as MIATLDRTPLPRAFFDRPVLDVAPDLLGRIVVRTTPDGPIALRLTEVEAYDGPSDPGSHAYRGRTPRNDVMFGPPGHVYVYFTYGMWHCMNLVCGPGGRASAVLLRAGEIIEGAELTRKRRLSARNDKELAKGPARLATALDVDRSLDGTDACAAGDTPLRALTGTPVPPDQVRNGPRTGVAGDGGVHPWRFWIANDPTVSPYRAHTPRRRRS; from the coding sequence ATGATCGCGACCCTCGACCGTACGCCCCTGCCGCGGGCGTTCTTCGACCGGCCCGTACTGGACGTCGCCCCCGACCTCCTCGGCCGCATCGTCGTCCGTACGACCCCGGACGGTCCGATCGCACTGCGCCTGACGGAGGTCGAGGCCTACGACGGCCCGAGCGACCCGGGCTCCCACGCCTATCGCGGGCGCACACCCCGCAACGACGTGATGTTCGGTCCGCCCGGCCATGTGTACGTCTACTTCACCTACGGCATGTGGCACTGCATGAACCTGGTGTGCGGTCCCGGCGGACGCGCGAGCGCCGTCCTGCTCCGCGCCGGCGAGATCATCGAGGGGGCGGAGCTGACGCGCAAACGTCGACTCTCGGCCCGAAATGACAAGGAACTGGCCAAAGGCCCGGCCCGTCTGGCGACCGCGCTGGACGTCGACCGCTCCCTGGACGGCACCGACGCCTGTGCCGCCGGAGACACCCCCCTCCGAGCCCTGACGGGCACCCCGGTGCCGCCCGACCAGGTAAGGAACGGTCCCCGCACCGGAGTCGCCGGCGACGGTGGCGTCCACCCGTGGCGCTTCTGGATCGCCAACGACCCGACTGTGAGCCCCTATCGGGCCCACACCCCCAGGCGGCGCCGAAGTTGA